A stretch of Halostagnicola kamekurae DNA encodes these proteins:
- a CDS encoding complex I subunit 4 family protein, whose protein sequence is MMIELLIGVALLGALVTFVAPNRIAGKLAFAISLVPAVLSVYMFTAFDGSGNALLADGGVIAFESSTEWIQLGEYTISWFVGLDGISLPLVVLTTVLITLAIVSSWTPIDDRESQFYGLLLFIEANLIGVFTALDFFLWFIFWEAVLIPMYLLIGIWGGPRRKYAAIKFFVYTNVASLVMFGAFVTLVFSLDVTTFALPAITTAMLETGPQAEIFGLGGTALASAVFLAMFLGFAVKVPIVPFHTWLPDAHVEAPTPASVLLAGVLLKMGTYALLRFNFTMFPEEVISAFAVPIAAIAAISVIYGALLALAQTDLKRVVAYSSVSSMGYVILGLVAFTQFGVGGATFQMVSHGLVSGLMFMAVGVIYNATHTRMLTDMSGLADKMPLAVGVLIAGSFAYMGLPLMSGFAAEYFIFFGSFGSEFLEYAPLITAVAMFGIVIVAGYLLFALQRAVFGPYLLETDYEIGRAPLHDIAPMFVLLAIIIALGVAPELIFDMITDAVDPILENGGEW, encoded by the coding sequence ATGATGATCGAGTTACTAATCGGCGTCGCACTGCTCGGCGCGCTCGTCACGTTCGTCGCGCCGAATCGTATCGCAGGAAAGCTCGCGTTCGCGATTAGCCTCGTACCCGCGGTACTGAGCGTCTACATGTTCACCGCGTTCGACGGCAGCGGGAACGCCTTGCTCGCCGACGGCGGCGTGATCGCCTTCGAATCCTCGACGGAGTGGATTCAACTCGGCGAGTACACGATTTCGTGGTTCGTCGGCCTCGACGGCATCAGCCTGCCGCTGGTCGTCCTCACGACGGTGTTGATTACGCTCGCGATCGTGAGTTCGTGGACACCGATCGACGACCGAGAGTCCCAGTTCTACGGACTGCTCCTGTTCATCGAGGCGAACCTGATCGGCGTCTTCACGGCGCTGGATTTCTTCCTCTGGTTCATCTTCTGGGAGGCGGTCCTCATCCCGATGTACCTGCTGATCGGGATCTGGGGCGGTCCGCGCCGGAAGTACGCCGCGATCAAGTTCTTCGTCTACACGAACGTGGCGTCGCTCGTGATGTTCGGCGCGTTCGTTACGCTCGTGTTCAGCCTCGACGTGACGACGTTCGCGCTGCCCGCCATCACGACGGCGATGCTCGAGACCGGCCCGCAGGCGGAAATCTTCGGCCTCGGCGGGACGGCGCTCGCCTCGGCGGTCTTCCTCGCGATGTTCCTCGGATTCGCGGTGAAGGTGCCGATCGTTCCGTTCCACACGTGGCTGCCGGACGCCCACGTCGAAGCGCCGACGCCGGCGTCGGTGCTGCTGGCGGGCGTCCTGCTGAAGATGGGGACCTACGCGCTCTTGCGGTTCAACTTCACGATGTTCCCCGAGGAAGTTATCAGCGCGTTCGCCGTCCCGATCGCGGCCATCGCCGCGATCAGCGTCATCTACGGCGCGCTGTTGGCGCTCGCACAGACGGACCTCAAACGCGTGGTCGCGTACTCCTCTGTCTCCTCGATGGGCTACGTGATCCTCGGATTGGTCGCGTTCACCCAGTTCGGCGTGGGCGGTGCGACCTTCCAGATGGTCTCACACGGCCTCGTCTCGGGGCTGATGTTCATGGCGGTCGGCGTCATCTACAACGCGACCCACACCCGGATGCTCACCGATATGTCCGGGCTGGCCGACAAGATGCCCCTCGCCGTCGGCGTGCTCATCGCCGGCTCGTTCGCCTACATGGGCCTGCCGCTGATGAGCGGATTCGCCGCGGAGTACTTCATCTTCTTCGGCTCGTTCGGCTCGGAGTTCCTCGAGTACGCACCGCTGATCACCGCGGTGGCGATGTTCGGCATCGTCATCGTGGCCGGCTACTTGCTGTTTGCGCTCCAGCGGGCCGTCTTCGGCCCCTATCTGCTGGAGACCGACTACGAAATCGGTCGCGCGCCGCTGCACGACATCGCGCCGATGTTCGTGTTGCTCGCGATCATTATCGCGCTCGGCGTCGCCCCGGAGTTGATCTTCGACATGATAACCGACGCAGTCGATCCGATCCTCGAGAACGGAGGTGAGTGGTGA
- a CDS encoding NADH-quinone oxidoreductase subunit N: MLPIEFAGWAGLAPVYVLVATALVLFVVDSIDPRKTNRTLLAGTATAGSLVALAVAVWFLLAGVGTPQADGGFGVIELHEGQLVVDQLALFFMVVVATVTSLVSVASYDYMEGHTYQAEYYSLTLLAATGMATMAASNSLVTIFVALELTSLPSYALVAILKDNRGSVEAGLKYFLIGALSSAIFVYGVSLVYGATGFLQLEAIANNLEAGYGPLLGLGVLMLLGGFAFKTASVPVHFWAPEAYEGAPAPIAAFLSSASKAAGFVIAFRVFTTAFPLETTTAVIGIDWSVLFMVLAIATMTIGNFAAATQENVKRMLAYSSVGHAGYALIGLAGLGAGVNDVVMGAALMHLFVYGFMNTGAFLFVGLAEYWGVGRTFEDYNGLSAKAPVACAAMTVFMFSLAGIPPFGGFFSKYFLFTASIDAGMFAVAAALVINSALSLYYYSRLIKALWIEEPVDERDALSQPLGLYAAVVFAAVMTVVVLPGFGPVADVAVDAAAALAA; the protein is encoded by the coding sequence ATGTTGCCGATAGAGTTCGCCGGCTGGGCGGGACTCGCACCGGTGTACGTGCTGGTGGCGACCGCCCTCGTCCTCTTCGTCGTCGATAGCATCGATCCGCGGAAAACGAACCGCACGCTGCTGGCGGGGACGGCGACCGCGGGGTCGCTCGTCGCGCTCGCCGTCGCCGTCTGGTTCCTGCTCGCGGGCGTCGGAACGCCCCAGGCCGACGGCGGCTTCGGCGTCATCGAACTCCACGAGGGCCAGCTCGTCGTCGACCAGCTGGCGCTTTTCTTCATGGTCGTCGTCGCGACCGTCACGTCGCTCGTGTCCGTCGCGAGCTACGACTACATGGAGGGCCACACCTACCAAGCCGAGTACTACTCGCTCACGCTGCTTGCGGCGACCGGGATGGCGACGATGGCGGCCTCGAACAGCCTCGTCACCATCTTCGTCGCCCTCGAGCTCACGAGTCTCCCCTCGTACGCGCTCGTCGCGATCTTAAAGGACAATCGCGGCAGCGTCGAAGCCGGGCTGAAGTACTTCCTCATCGGAGCGCTCTCCTCGGCGATCTTCGTGTACGGGGTGAGCCTCGTCTATGGCGCGACCGGCTTCTTGCAACTCGAGGCGATCGCGAACAACCTCGAGGCGGGGTACGGACCGCTGCTCGGACTCGGCGTCCTCATGTTACTCGGCGGCTTCGCGTTCAAGACCGCGAGCGTTCCGGTCCACTTCTGGGCGCCCGAGGCCTACGAGGGAGCGCCCGCGCCGATCGCGGCGTTTCTCTCCTCGGCCTCGAAGGCCGCCGGCTTCGTCATCGCGTTCCGCGTGTTCACGACGGCGTTCCCGCTCGAGACAACGACCGCCGTCATCGGCATCGACTGGTCGGTCCTGTTCATGGTACTGGCTATCGCCACGATGACGATCGGGAACTTCGCAGCGGCCACCCAGGAGAACGTAAAGCGGATGCTGGCGTACTCCTCGGTCGGTCACGCCGGCTACGCGCTGATCGGACTGGCCGGACTCGGAGCCGGCGTAAACGACGTCGTGATGGGTGCGGCGTTGATGCATCTGTTCGTCTACGGCTTCATGAACACCGGCGCGTTCCTGTTCGTCGGCCTGGCCGAGTACTGGGGCGTCGGCCGGACCTTCGAGGACTACAACGGGCTGTCGGCGAAGGCGCCGGTTGCCTGCGCCGCCATGACGGTATTCATGTTCAGCCTCGCCGGAATCCCGCCCTTCGGCGGCTTCTTCAGCAAGTACTTCCTGTTCACCGCGTCGATCGACGCGGGGATGTTCGCCGTCGCCGCCGCGCTCGTGATAAACAGCGCGCTGTCGCTGTACTACTACTCGCGGCTCATCAAGGCGCTCTGGATCGAAGAGCCGGTCGACGAGCGCGACGCGCTCTCCCAACCGCTCGGGCTCTACGCCGCGGTCGTCTTCGCGGCCGTGATGACGGTCGTCGTCCTGCCCGGATTCGGCCCGGTCGCCGACGTCGCCGTCGACGCCGCCGCGGCACTCGCCGCCTAA
- a CDS encoding DHH family phosphoesterase, giving the protein MVFRLVLGCGSVGQPIVEQLATSDGRLLVIADGPSLVETLRDESVPARLDDPTDPAVLDGLETPDEIFIAGDRTDVNRTALERARERFPVASIVAYLGGNATASDREAFESRADRIVDPTEALAADIVDKTASRSAKHAIDLRAQLSSIDGRLGVFMHDNPDPDAIASAVALVEIAERVGLEADACYFGEISHQENRAMVNLLELELTNFTRDDPLGAYDAFALVDHARPGVNDQLPEELHVDIVIDHHPPRGPVAGEFVDLREEAGATSTIMTEYLERFGFEIGSRIATALLYGIRIDTNDFAREVSAMDFEAASTLFPSVDQTKIDQIEQPTIGGDTLEIIARAIKNRDQRESVAVAGVGRIADRDALPQAADQLLAMDGVSTTLVFGFRDEMVFLSARSRASNVDLGETLRDAFDPIGSAGGHADMAGAQLEIGILGGADDEDELNSIFSVIEEVITDRFFEAIRTRPGTPVGAYDRTSEWLFQPDDGERNDGESA; this is encoded by the coding sequence ATGGTTTTTCGGCTCGTGCTCGGCTGTGGCTCCGTCGGCCAGCCGATCGTCGAGCAACTCGCGACCAGCGACGGCCGGTTGCTCGTCATCGCGGACGGTCCGAGCCTCGTCGAGACGCTTCGAGACGAGAGCGTTCCGGCGCGTCTCGACGACCCCACCGATCCGGCCGTCCTCGACGGGCTCGAGACGCCCGACGAGATTTTCATCGCGGGCGATCGGACCGACGTCAACCGGACCGCACTCGAGCGGGCCCGCGAGCGGTTTCCGGTCGCCTCGATCGTCGCCTACCTCGGCGGAAACGCGACGGCGTCCGATCGGGAGGCATTCGAATCCCGAGCCGACAGGATCGTCGACCCGACCGAAGCGCTGGCCGCAGACATCGTCGACAAGACGGCCAGCCGGTCGGCGAAACACGCGATCGATCTCCGCGCGCAACTCTCGAGCATCGACGGCCGACTCGGCGTGTTCATGCACGACAACCCGGATCCCGACGCCATCGCGAGCGCGGTCGCGCTCGTCGAGATCGCAGAGCGCGTCGGCCTCGAGGCCGACGCGTGTTACTTCGGCGAGATTTCCCACCAGGAAAACAGGGCCATGGTGAACCTCCTCGAGTTAGAGCTCACGAACTTCACGCGAGACGATCCTCTCGGGGCGTACGACGCGTTCGCGCTGGTCGATCACGCCCGTCCCGGCGTCAACGATCAACTCCCGGAGGAACTCCACGTCGACATCGTGATCGATCACCACCCGCCGCGAGGGCCCGTCGCTGGCGAGTTCGTCGACCTCCGCGAGGAGGCCGGCGCGACGAGTACGATCATGACCGAGTACCTAGAGCGGTTCGGGTTCGAAATCGGATCGCGGATCGCGACGGCGCTGCTCTATGGCATCCGGATCGATACCAACGACTTCGCTCGCGAGGTCTCGGCGATGGACTTCGAGGCGGCCTCGACGCTGTTTCCGTCGGTCGATCAGACCAAAATCGATCAGATCGAACAGCCGACGATCGGCGGCGACACGCTCGAGATAATCGCCCGCGCGATCAAGAACCGCGACCAACGCGAGTCGGTCGCCGTCGCGGGCGTCGGGCGCATCGCGGACCGAGACGCGCTCCCGCAGGCGGCGGATCAACTCCTCGCGATGGACGGCGTGAGTACGACGCTCGTCTTCGGGTTTCGCGACGAGATGGTCTTTCTGTCGGCCCGGTCTCGAGCGAGCAACGTCGACCTCGGCGAGACGCTCCGAGACGCGTTCGATCCGATCGGCAGCGCCGGCGGCCACGCCGACATGGCCGGCGCGCAACTCGAGATCGGAATCCTCGGCGGGGCCGACGACGAGGACGAACTGAACTCGATCTTCAGCGTCATCGAGGAGGTCATCACCGATCGCTTCTTCGAAGCGATTCGGACGCGACCCGGCACGCCGGTCGGGGCCTACGACCGGACCAGCGAGTGGCTGTTTCAGCCGGACGACGGAGAGCGAAACGACGGCGAGTCGGCGTGA
- a CDS encoding CBS domain-containing protein, whose protein sequence is MDVVPEGKPPVKEYMTREVETVSPDSTVYDVASRIAESDEHSGFPVCDRRRVEGFISARDLLLADDNEPIFKVMTTDILVAHPEMKLTDAARVILRSGIQKLPVVDDAGNLVGIVSNADVIRSQIERATPEKVGKLIRTLEQIHEIDLTQERRTVPLADLIPTQGRVYADELEGRRYELENGLAEPLVVIDNDGTLLLADGHHRVLAADRLSIDEMDAYVIVTDREIDLGMAKTAAKEDLEGIGDIDVVDYARHPLVETTERLQPDDE, encoded by the coding sequence ATGGACGTTGTTCCGGAGGGGAAACCGCCGGTCAAAGAGTACATGACACGAGAGGTCGAAACGGTATCGCCCGATTCGACCGTCTACGATGTCGCATCGCGGATCGCCGAGAGCGACGAGCACAGCGGCTTTCCGGTCTGTGACCGGCGTCGGGTCGAAGGGTTCATCAGCGCGCGGGATCTCCTGTTGGCCGACGACAACGAGCCGATTTTCAAGGTGATGACGACCGATATTCTGGTCGCCCATCCCGAGATGAAACTGACCGATGCCGCCCGAGTCATCCTGCGGTCGGGAATCCAGAAACTGCCCGTCGTCGACGACGCCGGCAACCTCGTGGGGATCGTTTCGAACGCCGACGTGATCCGGAGCCAGATCGAGCGGGCCACCCCCGAGAAAGTCGGGAAGCTGATCCGGACCTTAGAGCAGATCCACGAAATCGACCTCACACAGGAGCGACGGACGGTTCCGCTGGCCGACCTGATCCCGACCCAGGGACGGGTCTACGCCGACGAACTCGAGGGACGACGGTACGAACTCGAGAACGGGTTGGCCGAACCGCTCGTCGTCATCGATAACGACGGCACGTTGCTGCTCGCCGACGGGCATCATCGAGTGCTCGCTGCAGACCGGTTATCGATCGACGAAATGGACGCGTACGTCATCGTGACGGACCGAGAGATCGACCTCGGAATGGCGAAGACGGCGGCAAAGGAAGACCTCGAGGGGATCGGCGACATCGACGTCGTCGACTACGCGCGCCACCCGCTCGTCGAGACGACCGAACGATTACAGCCCGACGACGAGTAG
- a CDS encoding M28 family peptidase, with protein MSTWIGETFTSDAGWNHLEELVDIGSRMAGSDGEREAAERTRGALASAGARNARLESFDVQGWTRGESSIRSEQSSSSLGLEHASIALPRSPSATATAELVDLGYGLPESFAETDIDGKIVMVRSDVPDHYERYVHRREKYYHAVDSGAVGFIYRNHVEGCLPPTGSVGTPADPIGEIPALGVSSELGARLARRFDGEEIAIEVEADIGDATSQNVHAELGPETDERVLVTSHVDAHDIAEGALDNGAGTAMVIELANALSRREDDLETRVEFVAYGAEEVGLVGSEHYAEQATHDDIVAVVNNDGVVGDRTLSLTCHGFDGLESAAETVSDRFDHPIETDPGLGPHSDHWPFVQWGVPGYHVKSTSDEVGRGWGHTYADTLEKLEKRTLREQAVLLTELVVHLASDEVAIDHRAPDAIAADLEEQGLAEGMRITGDWPYDGDGN; from the coding sequence ATGAGCACGTGGATCGGTGAGACGTTCACGAGCGACGCCGGCTGGAATCATCTCGAGGAACTAGTCGACATCGGGTCTCGGATGGCGGGCAGCGACGGCGAGCGCGAGGCCGCGGAACGGACGCGGGGGGCGCTCGCCAGCGCCGGCGCGCGAAACGCGCGCCTCGAGTCGTTTGACGTGCAGGGGTGGACCCGCGGCGAAAGTTCGATTCGGAGCGAACAGTCCTCGTCGTCGCTCGGCCTCGAGCACGCCTCGATCGCGCTCCCGCGGAGTCCGTCGGCGACCGCCACCGCCGAACTGGTCGACCTCGGATACGGGCTCCCGGAATCGTTCGCCGAGACGGATATAGACGGGAAGATCGTCATGGTCAGAAGCGACGTTCCGGACCACTACGAGCGCTACGTTCACCGGCGAGAGAAGTACTACCACGCGGTCGACAGCGGTGCGGTCGGGTTCATCTACCGAAACCACGTCGAAGGCTGTCTGCCGCCGACCGGAAGCGTCGGAACGCCGGCCGATCCGATCGGGGAGATCCCGGCGCTGGGCGTCTCGAGCGAGCTCGGCGCGCGACTCGCTCGCCGGTTCGACGGCGAAGAGATCGCGATCGAGGTCGAAGCCGACATCGGCGACGCGACGAGCCAGAACGTCCACGCCGAACTCGGCCCCGAAACGGACGAGCGCGTTCTCGTGACGAGCCACGTCGACGCACACGACATCGCCGAAGGGGCCCTCGACAACGGTGCGGGGACCGCCATGGTCATCGAACTGGCGAACGCCCTCTCTCGGCGCGAGGACGACCTCGAGACGCGAGTGGAGTTCGTCGCCTACGGCGCGGAGGAGGTCGGGCTCGTCGGGTCGGAACACTACGCCGAGCAAGCTACCCACGACGACATCGTTGCCGTCGTCAACAACGACGGCGTCGTCGGCGATCGAACGCTCTCGCTCACCTGTCACGGGTTCGACGGCCTCGAGTCCGCGGCAGAGACGGTTTCGGATCGGTTCGACCACCCGATCGAGACGGACCCCGGCCTCGGCCCGCACAGCGATCACTGGCCGTTCGTCCAGTGGGGCGTGCCGGGCTATCACGTCAAAAGCACGTCCGACGAGGTCGGCCGGGGATGGGGCCACACCTACGCCGACACGCTCGAGAAACTCGAGAAGCGAACGCTGCGCGAACAGGCCGTGTTGTTGACCGAACTCGTCGTCCACCTCGCCAGCGACGAGGTCGCGATCGATCACCGCGCCCCCGACGCGATCGCCGCCGATCTCGAGGAACAGGGTCTGGCCGAGGGGATGCGGATAACCGGCGACTGGCCGTACGACGGCGACGGGAACTGA
- a CDS encoding NAD(+)/NADH kinase, whose protein sequence is MESAAWTAGDEPLVGIVGTDPDSSAGEPSLEESLEGILAEYDGSVVPGAVETVCGADPSFVVALGDAALFELLQSGACADAPVLPVGCRPETEGPRPDGLTDAVRTLLEGDARVRVHPVLAVEIGDRQRHRALWDVTLATDEPARISEYSIESRGESIDRFRADGVVVATPAGSRGYANAVDGPILSAAVEAVVAAPIAPFDTHTDRWVLPNDDLVLSVERDESAVAVSVDGRTLETITVDTPVHITADGSLSTLVIPDE, encoded by the coding sequence ATGGAATCCGCCGCGTGGACTGCGGGCGACGAGCCGCTCGTCGGCATCGTCGGTACGGACCCCGATTCGTCGGCAGGCGAGCCCTCGCTCGAGGAGTCACTCGAGGGCATCCTCGCAGAATACGACGGATCGGTCGTCCCCGGTGCGGTCGAGACGGTCTGTGGGGCGGACCCGTCTTTCGTCGTCGCACTCGGCGACGCAGCGCTGTTCGAGCTCCTGCAGTCGGGAGCGTGCGCCGACGCACCCGTCCTCCCGGTCGGCTGTCGTCCCGAAACCGAGGGGCCACGACCGGACGGTTTGACAGACGCGGTCAGAACGCTGCTCGAGGGCGATGCGCGCGTTCGCGTCCACCCGGTTCTCGCAGTTGAGATCGGCGACCGACAGCGTCATCGAGCGCTCTGGGACGTCACACTCGCGACCGACGAACCGGCCCGAATTTCCGAGTACAGTATCGAGAGTCGGGGAGAATCGATCGATCGGTTTCGCGCCGACGGCGTCGTCGTCGCGACGCCGGCCGGCAGTCGCGGCTACGCGAACGCCGTCGACGGACCGATACTCTCAGCGGCGGTCGAGGCCGTGGTCGCAGCGCCGATCGCACCGTTCGACACCCACACCGATCGTTGGGTCCTCCCAAACGACGACCTCGTCCTCTCGGTCGAACGCGACGAGAGCGCCGTCGCGGTGTCGGTCGACGGGCGAACGCTCGAGACGATCACCGTCGACACACCTGTCCACATCACCGCGGACGGATCGCTCTCGACGCTCGTAATTCCGGACGAATAG
- the nth gene encoding endonuclease III: MGTPRETRTEQAAEIVDRLEETYPDSTISLRYSNRLELLIAVILSAQCTDERVNKETEPLFETYDGPEDYANAPQEELAEALNSITYYNNKAEYIRNACEKIVEEHDGEVPDTMSELTDLPGVGRKTANVVLQHGHDIVEGIVVDTHVQRLSRRLGLTEESYPERIEEALIEIVPEDDWQQFTHLCIDHGRAICSAQNPDCGDCVLADICPSEKGDSEIDLASGEPW; encoded by the coding sequence ATGGGAACGCCACGTGAGACGCGGACCGAGCAGGCCGCAGAAATCGTCGACCGGTTGGAGGAAACCTACCCCGACTCGACGATTTCGCTTCGGTACTCGAACCGACTCGAGTTGTTGATCGCGGTCATCCTCTCTGCCCAGTGTACGGACGAACGGGTCAACAAGGAAACCGAGCCGCTGTTCGAGACCTACGACGGCCCGGAAGACTACGCGAACGCGCCCCAGGAGGAACTCGCCGAGGCGCTGAACTCGATCACCTACTACAACAACAAGGCAGAGTACATTCGCAACGCCTGTGAGAAAATCGTCGAGGAACACGACGGCGAGGTTCCGGACACGATGAGCGAGCTCACCGACCTGCCGGGCGTCGGGAGGAAGACGGCGAACGTGGTGCTCCAGCACGGCCACGACATCGTCGAGGGAATCGTCGTCGACACGCACGTCCAGCGGCTCTCGAGACGGCTGGGGCTCACCGAGGAGAGCTATCCCGAACGCATCGAGGAGGCTCTGATCGAAATCGTCCCCGAGGACGACTGGCAGCAGTTCACCCACCTGTGTATCGACCACGGGCGAGCGATCTGTTCCGCGCAGAACCCCGATTGCGGCGACTGCGTGCTCGCCGACATCTGTCCGTCCGAGAAAGGCGACAGCGAGATCGACCTGGCGTCGGGCGAACCCTGGTAA
- the mvaD gene encoding phosphomevalonate decarboxylase MvaD produces MKATALAHPIQGLVKYHGMRDDVERLPYHDSISVCTAPSHTKTTAEFSAEYDEDTFVVDGEELDGRAAERVDAVLEKVRSKADSDRAEQPVRLVSENDFQTNVGLGSSSSGFAAAAMALSEAAGIDADREEISTIARVGSASASRAVTGAFSQLYTGLNDEDCRSRRIETGLEDELRTVVGLVPYHKETEDAHDEAADSHMFQARNAHIHGQIAEMRDALRNDDFDAAFELAEHDSLSLAATTMTGPSGWVYWQPATLEIFNRVRALREEEGVPVYFSTDTGASVYVNTTEEHVDRVESEVADCGVETMVWGVGGPAKILDADEQLF; encoded by the coding sequence ATGAAAGCCACGGCTTTGGCACACCCGATTCAGGGGCTGGTCAAATACCACGGGATGCGCGACGACGTCGAGCGGCTTCCGTACCACGACAGCATCAGCGTCTGTACCGCGCCGAGTCACACCAAGACGACGGCCGAGTTCTCGGCGGAGTACGACGAGGACACCTTCGTCGTCGACGGCGAGGAACTCGATGGGCGTGCCGCCGAGCGCGTCGACGCGGTCCTCGAGAAGGTTCGATCGAAAGCCGACTCGGACCGCGCCGAACAGCCGGTTCGATTGGTGAGCGAGAACGACTTCCAGACGAACGTCGGACTCGGGTCGTCCTCGTCGGGATTCGCCGCCGCGGCGATGGCGCTTTCGGAAGCCGCCGGCATCGACGCGGATCGAGAGGAGATTTCGACGATCGCCCGCGTCGGATCAGCGTCTGCATCGCGAGCGGTGACCGGCGCGTTCTCGCAACTGTACACGGGGTTGAACGACGAGGACTGTCGATCCCGGCGCATCGAGACGGGACTCGAGGACGAACTCAGGACGGTCGTCGGCCTCGTGCCCTACCACAAAGAAACCGAAGACGCCCACGACGAGGCCGCCGACAGTCACATGTTTCAGGCGCGTAACGCGCACATCCACGGCCAGATCGCGGAGATGCGCGACGCGCTCCGAAACGACGACTTCGACGCCGCGTTCGAACTCGCCGAGCACGACTCGCTGTCGCTGGCCGCGACGACGATGACCGGCCCCTCGGGCTGGGTGTACTGGCAGCCGGCGACGCTCGAGATCTTCAACCGCGTTCGGGCGCTCCGCGAGGAAGAAGGCGTTCCGGTCTACTTCTCGACCGACACCGGCGCGAGCGTCTACGTAAATACGACCGAAGAACACGTCGACCGCGTCGAATCGGAAGTCGCAGACTGCGGCGTCGAGACGATGGTCTGGGGCGTCGGCGGCCCCGCGAAGATCCTCGACGCCGACGAACAGTTGTTCTGA
- a CDS encoding DUF2243 domain-containing protein, translating to MSDQTGAWMGLPQRVKPLVTAGVVLGMGLGGFFDGIVIHQILQWHHMVSSHADPAVAGNLELNVMADGFFHVGTYVFTVLGIVLLWRAWGRPGVPKSGRALFGSVILGWGLFNVIEGLVNHHLLGIHHVWPAGPGSVLLWDLGFLLWGGLFIVVGYAVVRRGTGVQSLERTPAEAGQGE from the coding sequence ATGAGCGATCAGACGGGAGCGTGGATGGGGCTTCCACAACGAGTGAAACCGCTCGTCACGGCCGGCGTGGTCCTCGGAATGGGACTCGGCGGGTTTTTCGACGGCATCGTCATCCATCAGATCCTCCAGTGGCACCATATGGTCTCCTCGCACGCCGACCCGGCCGTCGCGGGGAACCTCGAGTTGAACGTGATGGCCGACGGGTTCTTCCACGTCGGAACGTACGTCTTCACCGTACTCGGGATCGTCCTGCTGTGGCGAGCGTGGGGGCGACCCGGCGTCCCCAAATCCGGCCGGGCGCTGTTCGGATCGGTGATCCTCGGCTGGGGGCTGTTCAACGTGATCGAAGGGCTCGTCAACCACCACCTCCTCGGGATTCACCACGTCTGGCCGGCCGGTCCCGGAAGCGTGCTCCTCTGGGACCTCGGATTTCTGCTCTGGGGTGGGCTGTTCATCGTCGTGGGCTACGCTGTCGTCCGTCGCGGAACCGGAGTGCAATCGCTCGAGCGCACGCCGGCGGAGGCCGGACAGGGAGAATAG
- a CDS encoding TIGR03557 family F420-dependent LLM class oxidoreductase produces MVELGFTLSSEEHGPNELVDYAVHAEEVGFDFLSISDHFHPWVSAQGESPFVWSVLGALARRTDEIEFGVGVTCPIVRIHPVNVAHAVATTQVMADDRFTFAVGTGENLNEHVTGEKWPEHDVRLEMLAEAMALMRALWAGENTSHHGEYFTAENARLYTVPEEIPEIVVSAFGPETAQFAGEDGDGLWTSGPRAEVVDAYEGAGGEGPKYAQLHCCYAATEDEAVDTVYEYWPNGSIPGELGQELPTPAHFQQAATMVEREDVAEGSTVTDPDPQAHIDSIEQAIEAGYDHVYVHQIGPEQDDAIEFYAEEVLPSFS; encoded by the coding sequence ATGGTCGAACTCGGATTCACGCTCTCGAGCGAGGAACACGGGCCGAACGAACTCGTCGACTACGCCGTTCACGCCGAGGAGGTCGGTTTCGACTTCCTGTCCATCTCCGATCACTTCCACCCGTGGGTCTCCGCGCAGGGCGAGTCGCCGTTCGTCTGGTCGGTGCTTGGCGCACTGGCCCGGCGGACGGACGAAATCGAGTTCGGCGTCGGCGTCACGTGCCCGATCGTTCGAATCCATCCGGTCAACGTCGCACACGCGGTCGCGACGACACAGGTCATGGCCGACGATCGGTTCACCTTCGCCGTCGGAACGGGCGAGAACTTAAACGAACACGTCACCGGCGAGAAGTGGCCGGAACACGACGTTCGCCTCGAGATGCTCGCCGAGGCCATGGCGCTCATGCGGGCGCTCTGGGCGGGCGAGAACACGAGCCACCACGGCGAGTACTTCACCGCGGAGAACGCTCGTCTGTACACGGTTCCGGAGGAAATTCCCGAGATCGTCGTTTCCGCGTTCGGTCCGGAAACTGCGCAGTTCGCCGGGGAGGACGGAGACGGCCTCTGGACTTCCGGGCCGCGAGCGGAGGTCGTCGACGCCTATGAGGGCGCCGGCGGCGAGGGGCCGAAGTACGCCCAGCTTCACTGCTGTTATGCGGCGACCGAAGACGAGGCGGTCGACACCGTCTACGAGTACTGGCCGAACGGCTCCATCCCCGGCGAACTCGGCCAGGAACTGCCGACGCCAGCACACTTCCAGCAGGCCGCGACGATGGTCGAGCGCGAGGACGTCGCCGAGGGGTCGACCGTCACCGATCCGGACCCGCAGGCCCACATCGACAGCATCGAACAGGCGATCGAGGCCGGTTACGATCACGTCTACGTCCACCAGATCGGCCCCGAACAGGACGACGCCATCGAGTTCTACGCGGAGGAGGTCCTCCCTTCGTTCTCCTGA